The nucleotide sequence cctagagttattttctgatttttttaggttgattaagtgtcttgtatcttgtacctgtaaggtatccctttcttagttgggttagcactaagaggaatagttaggtattagcatagccaatgtcaagttaggttagaacttgagtgtgagaggattgggtcaatcctgtgtaattggtgtatgtaatactgttaactatagtaaAATTCTTCCAtggttgtggaggagactggatgtaggttgcatagcacaaggcaaccgaaccaggatacatgctggtgttagcttttctcttctctgctgagttctgttttctgatattcatgagaaaaaaataaattgtctcataaatttccgatgctgagttcaaacagaacctgaattgaaagtttgtttaaaaagggtaataacagcaacttaaaaggaaggcatagattcaaccccccttctctaagcctaccacaaccttcacaaAGTGGTGGAGTCCGACAATTGTCGGTATGTAGggaagtgttctgagtttgggaacgggtgcacatggttgattaggCTAAGTCTCTGGGAGCACAAGGGTATTTGGGAGGTAAAACGGTACAACGGACCTCATACATGTCTCGTGACGTCGATCTCGAGCGACCACAGGAGTCTTGATTATCATGTGATATCAGCTTTCATCATGCCAATGGTTAGAGCTGATGTATCCGTCTGCATCAAGGTACTGCTAAATGCGATGGAGGCACACTTTGGGTTCaggccgacttacaggagggtctggttggcgaagcagaaggccgtCGCCCATATTTACGGTGattgggatgagtcatacaacggGATCAAGGCTGCACTTGAGTCTCCCGATGGAGGATGGCTACCTCCTGCTGCATATCGTGCATTCTGTATTAGACATGTGGCTGCAAATTTTGCCCTCACATTCAAGGGCAAGGACGCAAGAAGGCTTCTTGTGAATGCAGCTTATGCCAAGACTAAGGTTGAAttcgattactggtttgatattctacGGTCTGAAGACCCTGCCATGTGTGACTGGGGGAACAGGATTGACTATTCGTTGTGGACTCAGCATCGGAATGAGGGTAGGAGATTCGAACACATGACGACAAACATCTCCGAGTGTGTCAATTCCATCCTGAAGGGTGTCAGGAATCTTCCGGTGTGCTCACTGGTGAAGGCCACTTACGGGAGGTTGGCAGAGCTATTCGTTCACAAGGGGAGAGAGGCAGAGGCCCAGCTGGGAACTGGACAGGAATTCAGTCAACATCTGGTGAAGGCGATAAGGCCAATCTGAAGACGgcgaggtgcttcacggtgactttgtATGACAGAGATAATTTGGAGTTCACCGTCTCAGAGACCACTCCTACTGGGTCATTCTCACTTGGTAGTTATAGAGTGTCACTCAAGGCTCAGACATGTAACTGCGGATATTTTCAGGCCCTTCATTATCCTTGTCCTCACGCCTTGGCCTGCTGTGCCTATTCACGGCTTACTTGGCAGCCGTATGTCCACCAGGTGTATCATCTTAGCTCGGTGTTCAGTGTGTACCGGATGGGATTCACCCCTCCCATTCCCGAGAGTTTTTGGCCGCCGTACGATGGGCCCATAGTCATACCAGATCACACCAAGAGGCATGCGAGCGAGGGACGTCCAAGGCCCACTAGAATCCGGACTACTATGGACGAGGCCAATCCGAACAGGCCCAAGAGATGTGGTCTGTGCAGGCAATCAGGACACATACGTCGGAGCTGTCCATAGGGCAGAGTCACCACGCGGACCGGGGTCGATGCGTAGATGTTGGTAGTTTCGTATTCTGCTCAAGCCTTTGTTGGAGTCGTtttgggtcgttttctctgggatttggtggggtatggtgttggaatggtggtacGAATGAGGTTGGTTCGAACTCCTTTTATAGGCAAAACATGAGTAATTCGAAACACCCTGTTTCGAATTACTATGGGCACCAAAACTTGAGTAGTTCGAAGCTACCCAATTCGAATTAGTGTGGATagtgtgtgtgtaattcgaatcaccttgattcgaattagtgtgtgtgtaattcgaattagattgattcgaattagtgcTTGTGTGCGTGTGTGTAATTCGACATATACTAATTCGAACTATATAGAAACGTGCTTCTGGTTGATTCATGTATCATTTTTGCTTTTGGCTAAATTGTGAAATTTTAGTTTGCCATTGGCTTAAATGCACGTTTTTGCCTTTGATATATTTACATgtccttttttttatattatttagtaaatttaatcattaatattttaacttaaattattatatttattcttGACAAGTNNNNNNNNNNNNNNNNNNNNNNNNNNNNNNNNNNNNNNNNNNNNNNNNNNNNNNNNNNNNNNNNNNNNNNNNNNNNNNNNNNNNNNNNNNNNNNNNNNNNNNNNNNNNNNNNNNNNNNNNNNNNNNNNNNNNNNNNNNNNNNNNNNNNNNNNNNNNNNNNNNNNNNNNNNNNNNNNNNNNNNNNNNNNNNNNNNNNNNNNNNNNNNNNNNNNNNNNNNNNNNNNNNNNNNNNNNNNNNNNNNNNNNNNNNNNNNNNNNNNNNNNNNNNNNNNNNNNNNNNNNNNNNNNNNNNNNNNNNNNNNNNNNNNNNNNNNNNNNNNNNNNNNNNNNNNNNNNNNNNNNNNNNNNNNNNNNNNNNNNNNNNNNNNNNNNNNNNNNNNNNNNNNNNTAGTATATTATGCGATATCCCTCTAATTGTTTTTGCAAACCTAACAAAGAAATAGTGTGTGACAAAATAATTCCTaaaaattgtataatttaataaaataataaataaaatgtttTTTAGAAACCGTTTACTACTTATaagtattaaaataatttaagatcttttaaataattattaaaatattttttttaaaaatgtaatAAAATACACAACCGTTTTCACCTTAGAAAAACCTGACTATCTTTCTCTTTAAGGCTGTTTTATAAATTTAGTTTTCATAAAACGGACTGCGACGCAATGTTGATGTGTTTCAAATAGAGTAGATAAAAAGAGTAACATACCATAATAAAATGCAAAGAAGCGAATGATTCAATTGAAATACAACCTCAAACCCTGATCCACAAACACAGTACACTGTTTAATAAACGACTAGCATCAGCCGAGGCCTTGGATCAATGGCAGATCACCTGCCTCACTGGGAGCTGCACCCAGATTCGAATCCTCAGTGAGGAATATAAAACCCATGTTAGTAATAGTATACCCATATAGTGTGTGTGAGTATGTAATGCATGAGTATGAGTATAATATCTAGGATTGGGGATTGTCCAATCCActtaaccaaagaaaaaaaaaaaagactagcATCCAAATCGACAACAAACATAATACGGCATACTTGAGCTTAAACCTCCTAAAAGGTCTACCTTATCTTTTTTACTTATAAAACAGAGCATACAGCAGTCTAATTTTTATCTATCAAAACGAATCGGGTAATCTTCATAGAAAATTAACTACTGAAATTATGACGTTCCCCGGTTATGATACATCTAGACTCAATTCATTATTTTCCTTAATATAAAACGAGAGGGCCCAATATTTGAAGTTCTTAGAGACTATAATCACGAACTTCTTTAATATAGAATTACAATTTTAAACGATTATCAAATTATTCAAAAGAAACAACATATTGATATTGTTACATTGCACAAGAAAACTAACCAACTATAATCAACACAAGGCAACCATGCTGCATGTTAGGGTACTATAAAACAGTCCCACATGTATGAACCTCAAAAGTTCATGGATCAATATGATGAAGTTACTGTGTCCGCATTCTGCTACTTTCTGCAGCTCTTACCTGAGAGAAATATGGATGTGCCTGACACCAAGGATAAATAAACTTTAAATTTAGTAGATCATTCAGTATTCAGCACTTTAAGGTATATTTTTATACATGGAAAAGGACTAACGTTTATATAAATGTAAACAAATCTCCATACCATTGCTTCTCTTGCCGTTAGCCTGTCCTGGTGATCATACCGAAGGAGCTTATCAAGGAAATCAATAGCCTGCATATTAAATATATTGAAATAATTAAACATAATGAGAATTGTGAAGTTACAGTATAAATTAATCAAGTCCTAGCGCCCTATTGGAACAGGGATAAATGACCTCTGGAGACACAAGATGCTGGTTATCTGCATTGATGAATTTTGACCAGGGTTTGCGACTGTGCCTGCACATAAGGAAATAACAAACAAATATTAAAGATGTGCAAAATCTAGCTATTTTATTCATATAACTATCAATAGGAAACAATGTCAGAATAGAGGCGGCAGACTCCAAAGGACAAGTCTCAAAGGTTTTTAAgcaacatcaaattcaatatgATACCTTCCAACAAGTGCATCAAGTTGAGGATCAAGCTCCAGGTGATACTTATTCAGGTATGCATTCAATTCATCAGTCCCAAGTACCTATAGATcacacaaaaaagaaaagaaaatagaaccATTAAATCTGCAAAGAAATATCCCTTAAAAAAAATCATTAGAAGGGGCCAACTCATTTAGATATAAAATTTTAGCATCCTACACAGCATAAAATCATTTACCGCATATTTTGATTACACACAACCCATAGGAGATATTGTACACTAAAGCATGTCATTAAATTGTTCAGCAATAATATGGACATTTTTTGCAATATGAATACATATGCAAACCACCATGCAATGTTACCTTGGCTATTTTGACAAGCTGATCATGATTGTCATGACCATAAAAGAAAGGCTCCTTCCGAAATATCTACATGAAGTACAATAAATCATAACAAAGAAATGTATGAAATTGGACTTGAAATACAAATAAAGGCAATTTAACCAGTACGCTGTAACCTGGAACTACATTTCTCACCATTCCAGCAAACATGCAGCCAAGGCTCCACATGTCTAATGAGTAGTCATAGTCTTGTAAATCAACTAGAAGTTCAGGGCCCTTAAAGTATCTGAGAAAAAGAGGCATTGCCAATAAAGAACTTGATAAACTAAAACTCATCATCACATTGCAATATCTAGGAAAATTTAGACAACATTAGTCTGTTGTCAACTACATATCTAACAAACAAATATAGAGCAaatgaaaacaaatttttttattaaaaaaatcgtACTAGGAGTTATTATTTTCCTTACAGAAGCCAtagatatttaatattttatctgAGTATCTGACTATAAACCTAACGGAAGATTAAGAACCTGAAAAATGCCACTATTTAATGTTAGAAGAACTTTAGGAGATATGACCAAACAACATGAGTGTGTTCTGGCAGGCAGAGAAACAAGAGAGAAGATAGCTCAGACCAATATTCCAGACAAATAACCATTAAATGTACATCTTTTGAACTACCAGCGGTTCTTGCTTATCCCTTCTGCGTAACAGCCCTCAGAACAAATGACTCATTTTTGTGCTTTTAATATCTTCAATCATACTTAATATACTTGAATATCCATTTAAATAGAATAGCACCAGATACAATTAAAAGGGAAAATCAGGACTAGTTTACCAGCAATAACTAAGCTTTTCCTAATAAGTTCGATCAAATGTCATCATTGTGTTAAAGCATCAAACAACATAGACATTAAACTGTCacattttttaaatgattttgtAAATACTTGTCAGTTGAGTATAAGCTCAAAAGGAATCACTTCTAAACCCTCATTTTAGCTCAGAAAAATGATCTAGTGTAAACTTTTAACATAGCAAAGCATTTTTGGTTCACATTTCCACATCTTCAGAGTAATGTCCTTTGGATATACCAACACTTGTCATGCAACAGTTCAAACAATCTGCTTAAATTGAAAATGCTGTGTAACTAAATGATGCCttattaaatttgatttaaacCTATTTTACATATCTTCACTtttaggaatagagttgagagtcaaTTTGCCAGAGAACATTACCTTGATGCCACACGAACATTATACTCCTTTCCAGGATGATAAAATTCAGCAAGACCCCAATCTATCAATCGAAGTTTTCGTAATTCATGATCTATCATAACATTATGAGGCTTCACGTCTCTATGCATTATGCCTTGTGAATGACAGTAGTCCAAGGCCTGCAATTCAAAACTAAACCATAAAAGAAGGAAAGGTCCCCAACCCATAATTGAACAAATAAGAAGCCTTATCCAACACAAAGATACTCTAATTATTCCTAAAGGAAAATACATTGATTAATCACTATGGAAGGGCATATAGCAGCAGTCCAACCATACCGCATGAGATTAAAGGATCACATTACCTTAAGAAGCTCATATATGTAATAGCGTATGTCATAATCAGTCAAGGTTGGATACAAAACTTTAAAATCTGTACTGTTGACATACTCAAATATTAAGCTAGGAGTTTTAGAGTGTTGATCTCTAACAATATCAAGAAGCTTGACAATATTTGGGCCCCCACAGAGGTTCTGAAGTATTTTTATCTCTCTCTTAATCTGCAAAACAATGTTGAAAAACTTCGAAGGTAAGACAAATTCACAGAATAAACAAAAAAGATAAAGCTAAAAATTGTATAACCACACACACAGCATTCACTAGCGTTTAAAAAAGGCCCTGGATCATACATTATTAAATTGAAAAATGTTTGCTTCTACGTCATCAAATTAGAACCGAAGTTGATTTTGTCCATTCCCAAGAACATGACAAGGTACAATTTTTGTTTTGCTACAAATTGAATATGTTTTGAAAAGAGAAGTTTCATAAATGTGTCAAGTTTCAACTATGCAGGTGATAATTCATTTAATTTTTGTCCCCCCAAACTTTGAGACACTTCTTCTCTTGAAACTTCAAGTTCCAGTTTGGTACAATTAGATTGATTGTGATAGAAATGTTGCTGATCATATTAtgaatttttttctctttcattcaTTTGATATGCCCTATATCGATAATCCTTACTATCTATCAAAATATCAAAGTTCCTTACgaaaaattttttggttttccCCTCCTTTTGAAAGGAATAATTGTTTCACAAGATTTCAGGTCACAAAGGGAAGGTACAGAaaatcaccttcttcttcttgACAGGCTTGAGGATCTTGATTATACACCGCTCATTGCTGTTAACATTTATGCCTTCAAAAACCTCACTATACTTCCCCCTTCCCACTTTTCTTACAACCTCATAATCATCTTGATCACTGAAAAACATCAAACAGTATATCAATAATTAACATCAGTAAAACAAAATCAGAGTCAACAATACATCTTCTGCAAGGTAACCAAGATCAGGCTCAAGAACAGCTTTCATCAATTAGCTCCGAATTACATCGTGATTCAGCCTCTCTGGCATGCATAACACAGGCCAAAAAGAGCATATAGCAAGAAATTCCAATCAAAAGGGTTATAATCATAACATAAACAACAGAATCAGCTAAAACCTCTAGGATTTCAGAAAGGAAATGAAGAAAACGACTCAAACTACGTGATACACAAACACACACTGGATTCAAAACCTAAAATCTCTTCCATTGTGAACAGCATTCGGTATCCAAATCGAGCTAAAAAAGAAAATTGACATCACAGAAATCGTTGAAACTAGGGTTAGGAAAATTTACCCCCACTGAACGTTGAGGGACTCATAGTCCCAGTACTCTTTGGGGCGGAGAACGTTGACGTCGGTGTAGACACGCGCCTTCGACATGCGTGAGCGATTGGAAGAACGCGAGATCTGAGCTCTGCTGCGATTTATGTAagggtgatggtggtggtggaggatggTGGTGGTGTCGTTAGTGAGGTGCGTGGTGGGGGTGCGTAGGGTAGGGTATTGCGCTACCGGCGCACGCAAGGCAACAAGTGCGCACACTAGCAACAAGCGGAAGAGTAGTGATGGTGGTTCGTGCGCATATTTGATGCGTGTGTAGTGACTTTTTTTGCACATAGACACTACACTATCATTCTCATTCCCCACACCCGGTTTTCTTTCTAGAATTtcttttttactatattttttactttattataattcagaaattaaaagaaaaaatggtaACAAGTTGTTTGCCTTTTTTTTccgtctctttttattttttctttttcagtcaaTTTTCTGGGTGTTGATGAAGgttccttccttccttccttgGACGCTTTGCAACTTCAACAACAGTGAAAGCTGTGGATATAGTCGGTGACCAATGGCGCAGGGTGTGTTTAGATGGGAGTGCATCCTCttcagtgaaaaaaaaaattggatagtGTTTAGTGGATCTTCTCTAGTGAAAAAAAATTGGATAGTGTTCAGTGTTTAATCTCATTATTCATTGTTcttttctcttattaatttttggtcccacctataaaattAAAGGTGAGAGATCACATTTTATTCTCTCCGGTAAAAGAAAAATGGAGAAGATCCATTTTCGTGTTTAGATTTGTGTTGGAGAATTGAAAGTGTGTTGGAGAATTGAAAAACTCGTTTgagtttaaaataaaattataagataacataaaataattatttaaatttatgtcattttctgtaattttttatctaaaagtgattttgaataatgtaatccaaacaatatttaatttattataatatattttaaataaaaattatcaaacataagctttggttgaggaagatcgaaagaaccataAGATTCAAATTCTTTCATCAATTTTCTGACTCTTATAAGtaaaggtacgcttccgcattatgagATATTTTTGGTGATTTAATATGGATGATTTGGattatgaataaaattatttattccaacatgataatccaaacacaTACGCAATGACTAGGGTGGCAAAGCTTGTAACCCGTCTTCCTCTGCTCCATTCTGCCAAGATCTATATCAAAAACTACTCCTCTTCTCAAGTAAAATAGGTTTAAAATACTAGTCTATCTCATTTTATGGTGAATTGGCAAATTAATAAATTAGTCTATTTAATACTTTTTTAATGAGAAATACTAGGAGACCAataatttttgtaatttgtagccatcaaatagccatcaataatagttttaatggtgtgagattggtatgaAATTttatccaatgactcacttttctttgatGGTTACATGCTTgctagaatttaacaaagttgctggcctcttagtttttttatttcgcgaattttaaaatttagtccGACCTATTTTTGTTGGCAGATTTGACTGATTGGCCCAGTAGCTTTATTCGTTTTATCACTTGTAGCAATGACTGTCCAAGGCATTAAGTAAAATTTAAagaatttcttttttttctaactATATCATTGTCATGTTTAGTCCAATATTCAATTTCTTATATTGTTTCTATAAGTTTTATTAGTTCTCCTATAAATATAGTTTTAAATGTGTGAATTATAATATTCAAATTGTATgagtcttctttttttttttttaccaaaaatatatTTGTATTTTATGAATGAGAAAATTCAATTATTCAAATAAGGAGAAAAATACAAAGATGTCGCAATAAATTTTAGAATATTATTTTCAACGGTGTTTGAATATAAATTAGATAAATTTTAGAATGTTTAGAATAGGATAGATAGTTTTGAAATGTTCTAGAATACTTCGtaaggttttaaaattttttagaaaatcttaaaaaacttTGAAAGGTCATAAAGCATAGAAGAGTGAACATGTAGAAGTATTTAGATTTTAAAAACATGTAATAGGTAAGATATTTGTAATGAAGATTCTAAATACTCAATCTAGACCATTGATTGGATTAAATCTTAACCGTCTATTTAGGAGGTGGATGTTTATAAATAGGGGCGAGAGTTTTGGATTGGGGTGTGCAAGTCATTAGTGAAGTGTTATTTCCTTCAAAATTTTATCTCTCCTGTGTTTTATTGTGTTATTAACTTTtttgctaagtattgagggttaggtTGAATTCGTCTTAATTTAAGAGGTTGAGTGAGTCCAAGTATCAACACGGTAGcattggagtgtgtccaaggccgttATAATTTTGTATCAAAGTAAGGTTCAAGAAGGAGTACAAGTGGTTCCTGAGTATGTCTTTTGATGTGATCATGGAGCATGTTGAGACGCAAATGAGGAGAGTTGTTTTTCCTTCTCAATGAAAAAGCAAGAAGGTCCATTTTTTAAGCGGCCTAAGAGATAAATATACTAATTTCTTATAAGAAAGAATTTTCTTAGTGGAGAATGTTCTATCCACTATAGATATGCATTTTCAAAGGATAGAATGTGACAAAGTGACTCTTGAATCTCATGTTATGAGAGAATTCGATGTTTTTAAGAAAAGCATGATCCAACTAAAAGACAAGCTAAAAAATGCTACTATTCGAGGATATTTGAGTTTCGTTTGAAGAGGCAAAATTCCAATCGACTATTATAAGGGAGACGATAAAGATTAATCTCTCAAAGGCAAAGGAGTTCAAAGTTTCAAAGGATGCCCAAGAGGTGTAGAACTTCTTACGACAAATGAAGAGGTATTTCGAAAGTCAATGAGCGGTTGAAAAATCATTAAAGGCACAACTATAGCTCTCTACCTTTTTTTATATTACTACTTTTTTGTGGAGAAGAAATTgcataaatatgaaaataaaactTGTAATATAACCAcatgaaaagattttaaaagggaGTTAAAAAGACAATTTTTTTTCAGAATGTGGTGTATGAAACAAGGAAGAAGTTAAGAGAATTAAAGCACAAGAGTACGATTAATGAATATGTAAAGGAGttcactattctcacactttaaATTTCTATCTTAGCATTAGATGATGCATTATTCCTCTTTACTGATGGGATCTAATTTTGAACAAAACAAGAACTGCAAAAAAGAAATGTTAAGGATGTCGATGAAGCCATCTTGGTAGCTGAATCACTCATAGAGTATTATTAAAGAGACTTTAAACCAAGTCTTCCTCCAAACCTAATTCTACTAAAGGTAGAGGAGACAAGAAAAGTAGTTTCTCAACCAAGAAAAATGAAAGCTACTCTTCAAAGAAAGAGtacgagaaaaaaaaagaaggctTTTGTGCCCAAAAGATAATATTTTGTGTGCAAGATGCCACACTAAATAGAAGATTATCTTAAATTAAGAACCCGAGTATCTATCGTTGAAGAGTGAGAAACTCAGCCACAGGTGACTGCATGTGTTGGATCTATCCAACTCATGAATAATGTGACAGACAAGAAGGTAGGTCCTGTAAAAAAGAAAGACTTGAAGAATGTCAAGATTTTTATAAATGAAAAATTCGTCATGGTTACTATCGACATTAATGCTACAAATAACTTCATCACACCAGATGAAATAAAGAAACTTGAGTTGAAAATCACTGAAAAGAGTGGCTAGTTTAAACTTGTGAATACCAAGAGTAATCTTCTCAGAGGAATACCAAAAGAAATTGAGATAACTCTTGGTCGTAGAAAGGACAACAAGCAGTAGATGTATGAAGCTCGTGAAAATCTATGGTAATTCCAATAATACCTAGAGCGCTATTATAAATAGAACGTGACAATGACGTCTGCCCAATAAGTAGAGAGAATGCCATCGTAAATTTTAGAATATTATTTTTAACGCTGTTTGGATAAAACTTAAGCAAATTATAGTGTTTGAGAATTCTCCTTATAGTTCCAAAATATTCTAGAATATTCTAGAAGGTACTAAAAGACTATAAAAAGTCTTAGAAGActctaaaaattataaaacatTTTAAAAGAATGCGTATATGTGTAGAAGTATAAAAAttggtttaaaaataaataaatctaaaGAGAAGATTAAcggattttttttaaagaaaacaaaagtttattttacattgAGAAGTAATatttaaatcaaatataattttaatttttaattttaaattcaatttgatGGAGTTGATGGAGTTNNNNNNNNNNNNNctaacaaaattaaattttgatatttaatgttattttaatttattcttttaattttttttttagtttacttAAGAAAAATTTTCTAAATTTGTTCCTGCCTTCTCAAATAATCTAACAAAATATGGCTAACAAAAACATCTTTTGATTCTTTCACTCTCATTAGTAATTGAGTCAAAAACTATATACCACAAATGGATAAATTTATTGTGTCATTAGAAAACTGGTCACAAAACAAGTCGAGCTTGACCTTTAAATTGTATCTGCTTGTCAAAAGAATTTAAGATAGTATATAATCAATTCCTCTTTCGTCAAACACTGAAAAT is from Arachis ipaensis cultivar K30076 chromosome B01, Araip1.1, whole genome shotgun sequence and encodes:
- the LOC107627477 gene encoding casein kinase II subunit alpha-2, whose protein sequence is MCKKSHYTRIKYAHEPPSLLFRLLLVCALVALRAPVAQYPTLRTPTTHLTNDTTTILHHHHHPYINRSRAQISRSSNRSRMSKARVYTDVNVLRPKEYWDYESLNVQWGDQDDYEVVRKVGRGKYSEVFEGINVNSNERCIIKILKPVKKKKIKREIKILQNLCGGPNIVKLLDIVRDQHSKTPSLIFEYVNSTDFKVLYPTLTDYDIRYYIYELLKALDYCHSQGIMHRDVKPHNVMIDHELRKLRLIDWGLAEFYHPGKEYNVRVASRYFKGPELLVDLQDYDYSLDMWSLGCMFAGMIFRKEPFFYGHDNHDQLVKIAKVLGTDELNAYLNKYHLELDPQLDALVGRHSRKPWSKFINADNQHLVSPEAIDFLDKLLRYDHQDRLTAREAMAHPYFSQVRAAESSRMRTQ